In one window of Zhihengliuella sp. ISTPL4 DNA:
- a CDS encoding CoA-binding protein — MSTTSAGDACALPATTDAASCALPAVADPGRTWTGPSQPQRFGLLRRARSIAIVGASGNPSRASYFVATYLLSSTDYDVYLVNPRETEILGQPVYPSLTALPVQPDIVDVFRRHDDLPGVAQEAVDSGAKTLWLQLGSWNEEAAALAEAAGLSVVMDRCIKIEHARFHGGLHLAGFDTGVISSRRQLLAR, encoded by the coding sequence ATGAGCACGACCTCCGCCGGCGACGCCTGCGCCCTTCCTGCGACGACGGACGCGGCCAGCTGCGCGCTTCCCGCCGTCGCCGACCCAGGCCGCACCTGGACAGGACCCTCGCAGCCGCAGCGGTTCGGGCTGCTGCGGCGGGCACGATCCATCGCCATCGTCGGCGCTTCCGGGAACCCGTCGCGGGCCTCGTACTTCGTCGCGACCTACCTGCTGTCCAGCACGGACTACGACGTCTATCTCGTGAATCCGAGGGAGACCGAGATCCTCGGACAGCCGGTGTACCCCTCGCTGACCGCCCTTCCGGTGCAGCCGGACATCGTGGACGTGTTCCGCCGTCACGATGATCTCCCTGGCGTCGCGCAGGAGGCGGTCGACAGCGGGGCGAAGACCCTGTGGCTCCAGCTCGGATCCTGGAACGAGGAGGCCGCTGCGCTCGCGGAGGCGGCGGGTCTCTCGGTCGTCATGGACCGCTGCATCAAGATCGAGCACGCCCGCTTCCATGGCGGCCTGCACCTCGCGGGCTTCGACACCGGCGTGATCAGCTCCCGACGGCAGCTGCTCGCGCGCTGA
- a CDS encoding signal peptidase I: protein MVQLLRRISLVVLWALAAAGLACGVVWGATAAGVIQPLVVISGSMEPEIMTGDLLIATKAPADSLEVGDVVSLPSALTDSLVTHRITAIEPADGSYTITMKGDDNEFSDALDYHVSGEVWKPTVQLPGWGTVIVRMTTPAVAVPLFLGLLGLLGLTMMSPVERPVRRPATT, encoded by the coding sequence ATGGTGCAGCTCCTCCGTCGGATCTCGCTCGTCGTCCTCTGGGCGCTGGCCGCTGCGGGATTGGCGTGTGGCGTCGTCTGGGGCGCCACCGCCGCCGGGGTCATCCAGCCTCTCGTCGTGATCTCGGGTTCGATGGAACCGGAGATCATGACCGGAGACCTTCTCATCGCCACCAAGGCTCCGGCCGACTCGCTGGAAGTCGGCGACGTCGTCAGCCTCCCGAGTGCGCTCACCGATTCGCTGGTCACACATCGCATCACGGCCATCGAACCCGCCGATGGGTCCTACACGATCACGATGAAGGGCGACGACAACGAATTCTCCGACGCTCTCGACTATCACGTGTCCGGCGAAGTCTGGAAGCCGACCGTGCAACTCCCCGGGTGGGGAACCGTGATCGTGAGAATGACGACACCCGCCGTCGCGGTGCCTCTGTTCCTCGGACTCCTGGGGCTGCTCGGCCTCACCATGATGAGTCCCGTCGAGCGCCCCGTGCGTCGGCCCGCGACCACATGA
- the coaE gene encoding dephospho-CoA kinase, which translates to MPLIALTGGIASGKSTIANRLAELGAEVVDADQIVREVQAPGSEVLGEIAQTFGEAVIAEDGSLDRVALGATVFGDPDRLAQLNAIVHPAVRAESQRRFDAAFRADPDAVVVYDVPLLVEARVDDPWDEIVVAHAPEEIRLERLVSLRGMTPEAARDRIAAQVSDERRLAIADVVIDTAGSIEHTLAQTDALWERLRAR; encoded by the coding sequence ATGCCGCTCATCGCTCTCACCGGAGGCATCGCGTCAGGGAAGTCCACCATCGCGAACCGGCTCGCCGAGCTCGGCGCCGAGGTCGTCGACGCGGATCAGATCGTGCGAGAGGTGCAGGCGCCCGGATCCGAGGTGCTCGGAGAAATCGCACAGACGTTCGGCGAGGCCGTCATCGCCGAGGACGGCTCCCTCGACCGGGTTGCCCTCGGGGCGACCGTGTTCGGCGACCCGGACCGGCTCGCGCAGTTGAACGCCATCGTGCACCCCGCGGTGCGGGCAGAGTCCCAACGCCGTTTCGACGCCGCGTTCCGCGCTGATCCGGACGCCGTGGTCGTCTATGACGTGCCGCTCCTCGTGGAGGCTCGTGTGGATGACCCCTGGGATGAGATCGTCGTGGCGCACGCGCCGGAGGAGATTCGGCTCGAGAGGCTCGTCAGCCTGCGCGGGATGACCCCCGAGGCAGCTCGCGATCGGATCGCCGCCCAGGTCTCCGACGAACGGCGGCTCGCGATCGCCGACGTCGTGATCGACACCGCGGGGTCGATCGAGCACACTCTGGCGCAGACCGACGCGCTCTGGGAGCGGCTCCGCGCGCGCTGA
- the uvrB gene encoding excinuclease ABC subunit UvrB codes for MQPTRSVRPFEVISEYAPAGDQPQAIAELASRINAGETDIVLLGATGTGKSATTAWLVEQVQRPTLVLAHNKTLAAQLANEFRELMPNNAVEYFVSYYDYYQPEAYVPQTDTFIEKDSSINAEVERLRHSTTNSLLSRRDVVVVSTVSCIYGLGAPEEYLRAMVALQVGERYDRDALIRQFIAMQYNRNDVDFSRGNFRVRGDTIEIIPVYEEHAIRIELFGDEIEALYSLHPLTGEVIEKLDAVPIFPASHYVAGTDVIQRSIGTIEHELEERLKEFERQGKLLEAQRLRMRTTFDLEMLQQLGFCSGIENYSRHMDGRMPGEPPHTLLDFFPDDFLLVIDESHVTVPQIGAMYEGDASRKRTLVDHGFRLPSAMDNRPLRWDEFKNRVGQTVYLSATPGKYEMGIADGVVEQIIRPTGLVDPEIIVKPSKGQIDDLLEEIRLRVERDERVLVTTLTKKMAEELTDFLGEHGVRVRYLHSDVDTLRRVELLSELRAGVYDVLVGINLLREGLDLPEVSLVAILDADKEGFLRSGTSLIQTIGRAARNVSGEVHMYADNMTDSMAKAIEETDRRREKQIAYNKEHGIDPQPLRKRIADITEVLAREGQDTAELMSGRGRASGKGKSPTPNLRRTGIAAEGAQQLEATIQDLTDQMLAAAAELKFELAGRLRDEVQDLKKELRSMERAGHA; via the coding sequence ATGCAGCCCACCCGCAGTGTCCGCCCCTTCGAGGTCATCAGCGAGTACGCCCCTGCCGGTGATCAGCCGCAGGCCATCGCCGAGCTGGCTTCCCGCATCAACGCGGGCGAGACCGACATCGTGCTGCTCGGCGCCACCGGAACAGGCAAGTCGGCGACCACGGCCTGGCTCGTCGAGCAGGTGCAGCGCCCGACGCTCGTGCTCGCGCACAACAAGACTCTCGCCGCGCAACTCGCCAACGAGTTCCGCGAGCTCATGCCGAACAACGCCGTCGAGTACTTCGTCTCGTACTACGACTACTACCAGCCCGAGGCCTACGTGCCGCAGACGGACACCTTCATCGAGAAGGACTCCTCGATCAACGCGGAGGTCGAGCGGCTCCGCCACTCGACGACGAACTCCCTGCTGAGCCGTCGCGACGTGGTCGTGGTGTCGACCGTCTCCTGCATCTACGGCCTGGGCGCTCCGGAGGAGTACCTGCGCGCGATGGTCGCGCTCCAGGTGGGGGAGCGGTACGACCGCGACGCCCTCATTCGCCAGTTCATCGCGATGCAGTACAACCGCAACGACGTCGACTTCTCGCGCGGCAACTTCCGGGTCCGCGGCGACACGATCGAGATCATCCCGGTATACGAGGAGCACGCGATCCGCATCGAGCTCTTCGGTGACGAGATCGAGGCGCTCTACTCGCTGCACCCGCTCACCGGCGAGGTCATCGAGAAGCTCGACGCGGTGCCGATCTTCCCCGCCTCGCATTATGTCGCCGGCACCGACGTCATCCAGCGCTCGATCGGCACCATCGAGCACGAGCTGGAAGAGCGCTTGAAGGAGTTCGAGCGTCAGGGCAAGCTCCTGGAAGCGCAGCGCCTGCGGATGCGGACGACCTTCGACCTGGAGATGCTGCAGCAACTCGGCTTCTGTTCCGGCATCGAGAACTACTCGCGTCACATGGATGGACGCATGCCGGGCGAGCCTCCGCACACGCTCCTCGACTTCTTCCCCGACGACTTCCTGCTCGTCATCGACGAGTCCCACGTCACCGTGCCGCAGATCGGTGCGATGTACGAAGGCGATGCGTCCCGTAAGCGCACGCTCGTCGACCACGGCTTCCGCCTGCCGAGCGCGATGGACAACCGACCGCTGCGCTGGGACGAGTTCAAGAACCGCGTGGGTCAGACCGTCTACCTGTCCGCGACCCCGGGCAAGTACGAGATGGGCATCGCCGACGGTGTGGTGGAGCAGATCATCCGACCCACCGGCCTCGTCGACCCGGAGATCATCGTCAAGCCCTCGAAGGGGCAGATCGACGATCTGCTCGAAGAGATCCGGCTGCGCGTGGAGCGGGACGAGCGTGTCCTCGTGACCACGCTCACGAAGAAGATGGCCGAGGAGTTGACCGACTTCCTCGGCGAGCACGGCGTGCGCGTGCGCTACCTGCACTCCGACGTCGACACCCTTCGTCGTGTCGAACTGCTGAGCGAGCTGCGTGCCGGTGTGTACGACGTCCTGGTGGGCATCAACCTGCTGCGAGAGGGACTCGACCTCCCGGAGGTGTCGCTCGTGGCGATCCTCGACGCCGACAAGGAAGGATTCCTCCGCTCCGGGACCTCACTCATCCAGACCATCGGCCGTGCGGCGCGTAACGTCTCGGGCGAGGTGCACATGTACGCCGACAACATGACGGATTCGATGGCCAAAGCCATCGAGGAGACCGATCGCCGGCGTGAGAAGCAGATCGCGTACAACAAGGAGCACGGCATCGATCCGCAGCCGCTGCGCAAGCGCATCGCGGACATCACGGAGGTGCTGGCACGCGAGGGGCAGGACACGGCGGAACTGATGTCCGGCCGCGGGCGTGCGTCGGGCAAGGGCAAGTCGCCCACGCCGAACCTGCGGCGCACCGGCATCGCGGCAGAGGGAGCCCAGCAGCTCGAGGCTACGATCCAGGACCTCACTGATCAGATGCTCGCGGCGGCCGCGGAGCTGAAGTTCGAGCTCGCCGGACGCCTGCGTGACGAGGTGCAGGATCTGAAGAAGGAGCTCCGCTCGATGGAGCGGGCGGGGCATGCGTAG
- a CDS encoding TfoX/Sxy family protein — protein MDAAGEELADRVRALLGADPSIEERRMFGTRAFLDEGRILVGARKDGTLLVRVDEENGAVAVTQPGASRAVMGSRTMGSGWIDVAASAIADDAALMMWIDMARESVGAAVAEADD, from the coding sequence ATGGATGCCGCAGGAGAGGAACTCGCGGACCGCGTCCGGGCCCTGCTCGGTGCTGACCCGTCTATCGAGGAGCGGCGGATGTTCGGAACCAGGGCATTCCTCGACGAGGGACGCATCCTGGTGGGAGCACGGAAGGACGGCACGCTTCTCGTCCGCGTGGACGAAGAGAACGGTGCGGTCGCCGTGACCCAGCCGGGAGCCTCGCGGGCGGTGATGGGCTCGCGCACGATGGGTTCCGGGTGGATCGATGTCGCCGCCTCCGCCATCGCGGACGATGCGGCGCTGATGATGTGGATCGATATGGCCCGCGAGTCCGTCGGCGCGGCGGTCGCAGAGGCCGACGACTGA
- a CDS encoding MarR family winged helix-turn-helix transcriptional regulator, translating to MTDTDDLLRLENQLCFAVVTAARNVVAIYRPILEPLGLTHPQYLVMLALWERAPRTLNDLAADLALEPATASPLVKRLEADGLVARQRSSQDERRLEITLTDAGTALRERAVDVPRQVMAAVGMDIDEVATLRDGLGAFAGRRPEHS from the coding sequence GTGACTGACACCGACGATCTGCTCCGGCTCGAGAACCAGCTCTGCTTCGCTGTAGTCACGGCGGCGCGGAACGTCGTGGCGATCTACCGGCCGATCCTCGAGCCGCTCGGCCTCACCCATCCGCAATACCTCGTGATGCTTGCACTCTGGGAACGTGCGCCTCGCACGCTGAACGACCTCGCGGCCGACCTCGCGCTCGAGCCCGCGACGGCCTCGCCCCTGGTCAAACGGCTCGAGGCCGATGGGCTCGTGGCGCGCCAGCGCAGCAGTCAGGACGAGCGTCGGCTCGAGATCACGCTCACGGACGCCGGTACGGCGCTGCGGGAACGGGCGGTCGACGTCCCGCGTCAGGTGATGGCCGCCGTGGGCATGGACATCGACGAGGTGGCGACGCTGCGCGACGGACTGGGCGCCTTCGCCGGGCGCCGCCCCGAGCACTCCTGA
- a CDS encoding DUF4129 domain-containing protein — translation MSRPEPPVLAPERVRRPGPPLLLGLAAVAGLFGLLMFAAALQGTPQFPSTDAASPSPPPDNVVLPAPAATETPLPPESWGDSVLAQVLGVVFGLVLGLVVLALVLVVVRQLIRFLMRLWRDRPLARRDGAATGPDAGPTPPEILPDEVIIRHGVSDALRTVIERPEPGDAIIAAWIGLEESAADAGQGRAPTETPAEFTARVIGARRGIAADVVVLQSLYERVRFGGLIAAEGDRRSAADALRGIKAGWR, via the coding sequence ATGTCGCGCCCCGAGCCTCCGGTCCTTGCGCCGGAGCGCGTGCGCCGACCGGGACCGCCGTTGCTCCTCGGCCTGGCCGCCGTCGCCGGACTGTTCGGTCTCCTCATGTTCGCGGCGGCCCTGCAGGGCACCCCGCAGTTCCCGTCGACGGACGCCGCGAGCCCATCGCCGCCGCCGGACAACGTCGTGCTCCCCGCCCCGGCGGCGACGGAGACGCCGCTGCCCCCGGAATCGTGGGGGGACTCGGTTCTCGCACAGGTGCTCGGGGTGGTCTTCGGTCTCGTGCTGGGGCTGGTCGTCCTCGCCCTCGTTCTCGTGGTCGTTCGCCAGCTCATCCGGTTCCTCATGCGGCTGTGGCGGGACCGCCCCCTCGCACGCCGCGATGGCGCGGCCACCGGGCCGGATGCCGGCCCCACGCCGCCGGAGATCCTTCCCGACGAGGTGATCATCCGCCACGGAGTGTCCGATGCGCTCCGCACGGTCATCGAACGACCAGAACCCGGTGACGCGATCATTGCGGCGTGGATCGGCTTGGAGGAATCCGCCGCGGACGCCGGTCAGGGTCGCGCGCCGACGGAGACCCCGGCAGAATTCACCGCCAGGGTGATCGGCGCCCGCCGCGGCATCGCGGCGGACGTCGTGGTCCTGCAAAGCCTCTATGAGCGGGTGCGTTTCGGCGGGCTGATCGCAGCCGAAGGCGACCGGCGGAGCGCCGCCGACGCGCTTCGCGGCATCAAGGCGGGATGGCGATGA
- a CDS encoding AAA family ATPase — MTTDETAQIADVGRRVLAGVKTAVVGMDESLTIALGAILAGGHVLFEDVPGLGKTLAARSLAGALGLDFRRLQCTPDMLPGDVTGSYVYSPSTGDFTFRPGPIFTGLLLADEINRTTPKTQSAMLEAMAERQVTVEGNRFPLPRPFHVIATANPIEYEGTYALPEAQLDRFMVRLAVGYPQPEEEARIILDRIERRSPDVEVEPVVDAEGLRSIQAAVERIHVDADVVRYGVELTRATREAATVAVGASPRGSQALILLGRALAALDGRAYVRPDDLKRIAVPVLAHRLTLTPQAWAQGVDPRTVVDAALARTAVPPTVAAAP; from the coding sequence ATGACCACCGACGAAACCGCCCAGATCGCCGACGTCGGACGCCGCGTGCTCGCGGGCGTCAAGACGGCCGTCGTCGGAATGGACGAGTCTCTGACCATCGCGCTCGGGGCCATCCTCGCGGGCGGGCACGTGCTGTTCGAGGACGTCCCCGGGCTCGGCAAGACGCTCGCCGCACGCAGCCTCGCCGGTGCACTCGGTCTGGACTTCCGTCGGCTGCAGTGCACGCCCGACATGTTGCCCGGCGATGTCACCGGGTCGTATGTCTACTCGCCGTCCACCGGCGACTTCACCTTCCGTCCTGGCCCGATCTTCACGGGTCTGCTGCTTGCGGATGAGATCAACCGGACGACGCCGAAGACACAGTCAGCGATGCTCGAGGCGATGGCCGAGCGACAGGTGACGGTGGAGGGCAACAGGTTCCCGCTCCCGCGTCCGTTCCACGTGATCGCCACCGCGAATCCGATCGAATACGAGGGGACGTACGCGTTGCCGGAGGCGCAGCTCGATCGCTTCATGGTGCGGCTCGCGGTGGGGTACCCCCAGCCGGAGGAGGAAGCGCGCATCATCCTCGACCGCATCGAGCGGCGGAGTCCGGATGTCGAGGTCGAGCCGGTCGTGGACGCCGAGGGTCTGCGAAGCATCCAGGCGGCGGTCGAGCGCATCCACGTCGATGCGGACGTCGTTCGGTACGGCGTCGAGCTCACCCGGGCGACGAGAGAGGCGGCGACGGTCGCCGTCGGCGCGTCGCCACGGGGCTCGCAAGCGCTCATCCTCCTCGGCCGTGCGCTCGCTGCTTTGGACGGGCGGGCCTATGTGCGGCCCGATGACCTCAAGCGCATCGCGGTGCCGGTCCTCGCGCATCGGCTGACGCTGACACCGCAGGCCTGGGCGCAGGGGGTGGACCCGCGAACGGTGGTCGACGCGGCCCTGGCGCGGACGGCCGTGCCTCCGACCGTCGCGGCGGCCCCGTGA
- a CDS encoding DUF58 domain-containing protein: MTDETAVQTATTVAWRRTPAIALGIGGAAIIAAVGLAFSRPDVVAIGLPLALAAGWALLRRPSPGEARIALRAHAAGSIDRPEVRTVLDVVLAADAVQIAVDQDGRRTGLADVRPGTACLMARGLLQHSGPSEPLAVTVRGACLDGAWVSEIVPRTAIAWNAPPRAVRIGSLPVAPRLTGLHGSHVGSRPGQGGDFRDIQPFVPGDELRRVDWRATARVARRPGDLLVRRDDALSDSSVVLAIDTAEDLGAAVAGWGSGDPDRSGVTSLDLARKAALAIATAAIGMGDRVAYHALSPDGVSLPSGGGARHLARLRRAIAATGIGTDPSYRRSPVVPPGSIVFVLSTFVDGVAARLATSWRAAGHAVVAVDVLPTPEEGRLGREQRIALRTLLAERTDILAELRHAGIEVVPWSEDVDAAMRLAARRLAHRRTGRR; encoded by the coding sequence GTGACGGACGAAACGGCGGTGCAGACGGCGACCACGGTCGCCTGGCGGCGGACGCCGGCCATCGCTCTCGGCATCGGCGGCGCCGCGATCATCGCCGCGGTGGGGCTCGCCTTCTCGCGTCCGGATGTCGTCGCCATCGGCCTGCCGTTGGCCCTGGCCGCGGGGTGGGCGCTTCTCCGCCGCCCGAGCCCCGGAGAAGCGCGGATCGCTCTGCGTGCGCACGCCGCGGGCAGCATCGATCGCCCGGAAGTGCGGACGGTCCTGGATGTGGTGCTGGCGGCGGATGCGGTACAGATCGCCGTGGACCAGGACGGGCGGCGAACCGGTCTCGCCGACGTTCGACCGGGAACGGCGTGCCTGATGGCGCGTGGCCTTCTGCAGCACTCGGGTCCGAGTGAGCCGCTCGCGGTGACTGTGCGGGGGGCGTGTCTCGACGGCGCCTGGGTCTCCGAGATCGTCCCTCGGACAGCGATCGCCTGGAACGCACCGCCGCGCGCGGTCCGGATCGGCAGCCTCCCGGTGGCGCCACGGCTCACCGGCCTGCACGGGTCGCACGTGGGCTCGCGTCCTGGACAGGGTGGCGACTTCCGGGATATCCAGCCCTTCGTCCCCGGAGACGAACTGCGTCGGGTGGACTGGCGCGCGACCGCCCGCGTCGCGCGCCGCCCTGGAGATCTCCTGGTGCGCAGGGATGACGCGCTCAGCGACTCTTCTGTCGTGCTCGCGATCGACACCGCCGAGGACCTTGGTGCTGCCGTGGCCGGCTGGGGGAGCGGCGACCCCGATCGCTCCGGAGTGACCTCGCTGGATCTCGCGCGGAAAGCGGCCCTCGCCATCGCCACCGCGGCGATCGGCATGGGCGACCGCGTGGCTTATCACGCGCTCTCTCCGGACGGCGTCTCGCTGCCCTCCGGCGGCGGCGCACGGCACCTCGCCCGGTTGCGCCGCGCGATCGCCGCGACCGGCATCGGCACCGACCCGTCCTATCGACGGTCCCCGGTCGTGCCGCCGGGGTCGATCGTCTTCGTGCTCTCGACGTTCGTGGACGGCGTGGCGGCGCGGCTGGCGACGAGCTGGCGCGCCGCCGGCCATGCCGTCGTCGCCGTCGATGTGCTTCCGACTCCCGAGGAGGGCCGCCTCGGTCGCGAGCAGCGGATCGCGCTCCGCACGCTGCTCGCCGAGCGCACCGACATCCTGGCCGAGCTGAGGCATGCGGGCATCGAGGTGGTGCCGTGGTCCGAGGACGTCGATGCCGCGATGCGGCTTGCTGCGCGCCGCCTTGCGCATCGCAGGACGGGGCGCCGATGA
- the uvrA gene encoding excinuclease ABC subunit UvrA, translated as MPIVPVASPGKLSVRGARVHNLKNVDIDIPRDSLVVFTGLSGSGKSSLAFDTIFAEGQRRYVESLSAYARQFLGQVDRPDVDFIEGLSPAVSIDQKSTNRNPRSTVGTITEIYDYMRLLWARIGVPHCPVCGEKIQRQTVQQIADQLMELPERTRYQVVAPIVSQKKGEFVDLFRELGAKGYSRAIVDGDLIQLAEPPTLKKSYKHDIAVVVDRLVASPDILGRVTDSVETALGLAGGVVQINYVDGEGDDAWQTFSEKLACPNGHALTLTEIEPRTFSFNAPFGACPACSGLGTRMSVDVDLMLGDEDLSIREGVIIPWTTQGKGLFQYYERLLEGLSRDLDFSLDTPWRELHSDVKEAVLRGENYKVTVKWKNRYGREMRYASGFEGVVPYIERQYLQAESDTQRSRWGEYLREVPCPVCNGDRLKPEVLAVQVHGHSIAEVSHLSLADARAFMEKLQLTEREAKIAAQVLREIRLRLDFLLQVGLSYLNLSRSAGSLSGGEAQRIRLATQIGSGLTGVLYVLDEPSIGLHQRDNRRLIETLLTLRDLGNTLIVVEHDEETIEAADWVVDIGPGAGVNGGAVVHSGPYSALLADTDSMTGDYLSGRREIPMPDKRRKIDKKRMLSVVGARANNLRNVTADFPLGVLTAVTGVSGSGKSSLVNDILYQVLASRLNGARTVPGKHTRVTGLDNLDKVVHVDQAPIGRTPRSNPATYTGVFDRIRTLFSETPEAKVRGYQPGRFSFNVKGGRCEACSGDGTIKIEMNFLPDVYVDCEVCHGKRYNRDTLAVHYKGKNIAEVLEMPIEEAAEFFEPIQAIHRYMKTLVDVGLGYVRLGQSATTLSGGEAQRVKLATELQRRSNGRSIYVLDEPTTGLHFEDVRKLLEVLNGLVDKGNTVIVIEHNLDVIKSADWVIDLGPEGGSGGGTILATGTPEQIARVEESHTGQFLAEILGEGRAARKAS; from the coding sequence GTGCCCATCGTCCCCGTTGCTTCCCCAGGAAAACTCAGTGTCCGCGGCGCCCGCGTGCACAATCTCAAGAACGTCGACATCGACATCCCCCGCGACTCGCTGGTGGTCTTCACCGGCCTCTCCGGATCGGGGAAGTCGAGCCTCGCCTTCGACACGATCTTCGCCGAGGGGCAGCGCCGGTACGTCGAGTCGCTGAGCGCCTACGCGCGGCAGTTCCTCGGTCAGGTCGACCGGCCGGACGTCGACTTCATCGAGGGGCTGAGCCCGGCGGTGTCGATCGATCAGAAGTCGACGAACCGCAACCCGCGGTCGACGGTCGGCACGATCACCGAGATCTACGACTACATGCGTCTGCTCTGGGCGCGCATCGGCGTCCCGCACTGTCCCGTGTGCGGGGAGAAGATCCAGCGTCAGACCGTGCAGCAGATCGCCGATCAGCTGATGGAGCTCCCGGAGCGCACCCGCTACCAGGTGGTCGCGCCGATCGTCTCGCAGAAGAAGGGCGAGTTCGTCGATCTGTTCCGCGAGCTGGGTGCGAAGGGCTACTCGCGCGCCATCGTCGACGGCGATCTCATCCAGCTGGCCGAGCCGCCGACGCTCAAGAAGAGCTACAAGCACGACATCGCGGTGGTCGTCGACCGCCTCGTCGCCTCGCCCGACATCCTCGGACGCGTCACCGACTCGGTGGAGACCGCGCTCGGGCTCGCCGGCGGCGTCGTGCAGATCAACTACGTGGACGGCGAGGGCGACGACGCCTGGCAGACGTTCTCGGAGAAGCTCGCGTGCCCCAACGGCCACGCGCTCACCCTCACCGAGATCGAGCCGCGCACGTTCTCCTTCAACGCGCCGTTCGGCGCCTGCCCGGCCTGTTCGGGCCTCGGCACGCGGATGTCCGTGGACGTGGACCTGATGCTCGGCGACGAAGACCTCTCGATCCGCGAAGGGGTCATCATCCCCTGGACCACGCAGGGCAAGGGGCTCTTCCAGTACTACGAGCGGCTGCTCGAAGGACTCTCCCGAGACCTGGACTTCTCCCTCGACACCCCGTGGCGAGAACTCCACTCCGACGTCAAGGAGGCGGTCCTCCGCGGAGAGAACTACAAGGTCACCGTCAAGTGGAAGAACCGCTACGGCCGTGAGATGCGGTACGCGTCGGGCTTCGAGGGCGTGGTGCCGTACATCGAGCGCCAGTACCTGCAGGCCGAGTCGGACACCCAGCGCAGCCGCTGGGGCGAGTACCTCCGCGAGGTCCCCTGCCCCGTCTGCAACGGCGACCGCCTGAAGCCCGAGGTGCTGGCCGTGCAGGTGCACGGCCACTCCATCGCCGAGGTCTCGCACCTCAGCCTCGCCGATGCCCGCGCGTTCATGGAGAAGCTGCAGCTCACCGAGCGCGAGGCCAAGATCGCCGCGCAGGTGCTTCGCGAGATCCGCCTGCGTCTCGACTTCCTTCTCCAGGTCGGTCTGTCGTACCTCAACCTCAGCCGTTCGGCGGGGTCGCTGTCCGGTGGTGAGGCGCAGCGCATCCGTCTCGCGACCCAGATCGGCTCGGGCCTGACCGGAGTGCTCTACGTCCTCGACGAGCCCTCGATCGGCCTCCATCAGCGCGACAACCGTCGACTCATCGAGACGCTGCTCACCCTGCGCGACCTCGGGAACACTCTGATCGTCGTCGAGCACGACGAGGAGACCATCGAGGCGGCCGACTGGGTGGTCGACATCGGCCCCGGCGCCGGCGTCAACGGCGGTGCGGTGGTCCACTCGGGTCCGTATTCCGCGCTGCTCGCCGACACCGACTCCATGACCGGCGACTACCTCTCCGGTCGCCGGGAGATCCCGATGCCGGACAAGCGGCGGAAGATCGACAAGAAGCGCATGCTGAGCGTCGTCGGCGCGCGCGCGAACAACCTCCGCAACGTCACGGCCGACTTCCCGCTCGGCGTGCTCACCGCCGTCACCGGCGTCAGCGGGTCCGGGAAGTCGTCCCTCGTGAACGACATCCTGTATCAGGTGCTCGCCTCGCGACTCAACGGGGCGCGGACCGTCCCGGGCAAGCACACGCGCGTGACCGGGCTCGACAACCTCGACAAGGTCGTGCACGTCGACCAGGCGCCGATCGGCCGCACGCCGCGGTCGAACCCGGCGACGTACACCGGCGTCTTCGACCGCATCCGCACGCTCTTCAGCGAGACGCCCGAGGCGAAGGTCCGCGGCTATCAGCCGGGCCGGTTCAGCTTCAACGTCAAGGGCGGGCGCTGCGAGGCCTGCTCGGGCGACGGCACGATCAAGATCGAGATGAACTTCCTCCCGGACGTCTACGTCGACTGCGAGGTGTGCCACGGCAAGCGGTACAACCGCGACACCCTGGCCGTGCATTACAAGGGCAAGAACATCGCCGAGGTTCTGGAGATGCCCATCGAGGAAGCGGCCGAGTTCTTCGAGCCGATCCAGGCCATCCACCGCTACATGAAGACGCTGGTCGACGTGGGGCTGGGATACGTCCGCCTCGGTCAGTCGGCGACCACGCTCTCCGGCGGCGAGGCGCAGCGCGTGAAGCTCGCGACCGAGCTCCAGCGCCGCAGCAACGGCCGCAGCATCTACGTGCTCGACGAGCCGACGACGGGTCTGCACTTCGAAGACGTCCGTAAGCTCCTCGAGGTGCTGAACGGCCTGGTGGACAAGGGCAACACGGTCATCGTCATCGAGCACAACCTCGACGTGATCAAGTCGGCCGACTGGGTGATCGACCTCGGTCCCGAGGGCGGCTCCGGCGGCGGCACGATTCTCGCCACCGGCACGCCGGAGCAGATCGCGCGGGTCGAGGAGAGCCACACCGGCCAGTTCCTCGCCGAGATCCTGGGTGAGGGGCGCGCCGCGCGGAAGGCCAGTTGA